One Thermoanaerobaculia bacterium DNA window includes the following coding sequences:
- a CDS encoding arginase family protein — protein MKVRVFGAPFNSDGTSPREENPAYGLREAGILKYLEREDLTVIDEGDLSVPECDGFRDPDSRILHVSAWKKFSQHLAKETSRLMKKDDFLLILGGDCAILYGIIAGLALLDRKPGLVYFDAHADCRMPDLSPSGEAAELITTLLTGRGPAKSHLWPGHFPLLDDSDIVIAGIRERDLVDRTSIAVLDRARMKMDGVEVAAERALDFLSNKNENIWLHFDVDVLDPRLVPVCFPELDGLSFDEAETFMKIILCSGRVLGMDVTCYHPRMDSNLKAGIQISNLLSRAIGTLRH, from the coding sequence ATGAAGGTTCGAGTCTTTGGCGCACCCTTTAACAGTGATGGAACATCACCCAGGGAGGAAAATCCAGCGTATGGACTCCGTGAGGCAGGTATTCTGAAATACCTCGAGAGAGAAGATCTTACGGTGATTGACGAAGGAGACCTCTCCGTTCCGGAGTGCGATGGATTCAGGGATCCTGATTCCAGAATCCTCCACGTCAGCGCATGGAAAAAATTTTCGCAACATCTGGCCAAGGAAACGTCCCGTCTGATGAAAAAAGATGACTTTCTTCTCATTCTGGGAGGCGACTGCGCTATTCTCTACGGCATCATAGCCGGCCTGGCTCTCCTGGATCGGAAACCGGGACTGGTCTATTTTGACGCTCATGCTGATTGCAGAATGCCGGATCTCTCCCCCTCGGGAGAGGCTGCAGAACTTATCACCACCTTACTTACGGGAAGAGGTCCGGCGAAGAGCCATCTCTGGCCGGGTCACTTCCCTCTGCTGGATGACAGTGACATCGTGATTGCCGGAATCCGGGAGAGAGATCTTGTCGACCGTACTTCCATTGCCGTTCTAGACCGTGCCAGAATGAAAATGGATGGTGTTGAGGTAGCCGCTGAAAGGGCACTGGATTTCCTTTCCAACAAAAACGAAAATATCTGGCTTCACTTCGATGTCGATGTCCTGGACCCCCGGCTGGTCCCGGTCTGCTTTCCGGAGCTTGATGGGCTTTCCTTTGACGAAGCCGAAACCTTTATGAAAATAATTCTCTGCTCGGGAAGAGTTCTCGGCATGGATGTGACCTGCTATCACCCCAGGATGGACAGTAACCTGAAGGCAGGAATTCAGATTTCCAACCTGCTTTCACGAGCTATCGGGACTCTTCGACACTGA
- a CDS encoding nitronate monooxygenase → MVDRIFPRIIQGGMGAGVSNWQLARAVSMRGQLGVVSGTVIDLILTRRLQLGDPGGHMRRALSALPDPNVARRILDQYFIPGGKAPDQPFAGKPMVGLKPGRHLEELLVAANFVEVYLAKEGHDGVVGINYLNKIQTPLLPSLYGAILAGVDYIIVGAGIPVAIPGILDNLCRLESASLELTVRGAEGEQKHTMTFDPKRFFDGPVPSLRRPGFFPILSSVTLANMLIKKCSGKVDGLIIEGPSAGGHNAPPRGHPKLSSEGEPVYGVRDEIDLTAIQSLELPFWLAGSYGSPRKLQEATAAGASGVQVGLLFAFCEESGLREDLKRDIIQRALQGQLRVFTDPIASPAGFPFKVLVLKGTLSESNIYQKRYRHCDLGYLREAIELPDGTLVWRCPAEDPESYVRKGGRREDTVGRKCLCNGLMANIGMAQVREDHKDELPLLTSGEDFSSIQQLVRPGEYTYSASDVIDFLLSPYPIQAGKE, encoded by the coding sequence ATGGTAGACAGAATTTTCCCGAGAATCATTCAGGGGGGGATGGGGGCGGGAGTTTCAAACTGGCAGCTCGCCCGTGCGGTTTCCATGCGAGGTCAGCTGGGTGTGGTTTCAGGAACGGTAATCGATCTAATCCTGACCCGGCGCCTCCAGTTAGGCGACCCTGGCGGTCATATGCGCCGTGCCCTCTCCGCTCTTCCGGATCCCAATGTGGCCCGGCGCATCCTCGATCAATATTTTATTCCCGGAGGGAAGGCTCCCGATCAACCTTTTGCAGGCAAACCCATGGTGGGTCTTAAACCTGGCCGTCACCTGGAGGAGTTACTGGTTGCCGCAAACTTTGTGGAGGTCTATCTCGCAAAAGAGGGTCATGATGGCGTTGTGGGGATCAACTATCTGAACAAGATTCAGACACCGCTGTTACCCTCCCTCTACGGAGCCATTCTGGCAGGGGTTGACTATATCATCGTGGGTGCCGGAATTCCTGTTGCAATTCCCGGGATCCTGGATAACCTGTGCCGGTTGGAGTCAGCGAGCCTGGAACTTACTGTCAGGGGTGCGGAGGGCGAACAGAAACACACCATGACGTTTGATCCGAAACGCTTCTTCGACGGTCCTGTGCCTTCTTTACGACGCCCCGGGTTTTTCCCCATTTTATCTTCGGTCACCCTGGCCAACATGCTGATAAAAAAATGCTCGGGCAAGGTGGACGGCTTGATCATTGAGGGGCCCTCAGCGGGTGGTCATAACGCTCCGCCGCGAGGCCATCCAAAGCTCAGTTCTGAGGGTGAGCCCGTATACGGGGTCCGGGATGAAATCGACCTCACAGCGATCCAGTCTCTGGAACTTCCCTTCTGGCTTGCCGGTTCCTACGGAAGCCCGCGAAAACTTCAGGAAGCCACCGCTGCAGGTGCCAGTGGAGTTCAGGTAGGTCTTCTCTTTGCGTTCTGTGAGGAGTCCGGTTTACGAGAAGATCTTAAACGCGACATCATACAGAGAGCCCTTCAGGGACAACTCCGGGTCTTTACGGATCCTATCGCATCCCCGGCAGGCTTTCCCTTTAAAGTTCTCGTATTGAAGGGTACCCTCTCTGAATCAAACATCTACCAGAAGCGCTATCGTCATTGCGATCTGGGCTACCTCCGGGAGGCCATCGAGCTTCCGGATGGAACGCTGGTATGGCGCTGCCCGGCCGAAGATCCTGAGTCCTATGTCCGCAAGGGAGGGAGGCGAGAAGATACGGTAGGACGAAAGTGCCTTTGCAATGGCCTCATGGCCAACATTGGAATGGCACAGGTCCGGGAAGACCATAAGGACGAGCTTCCCCTGCTTACGAGCGGAGAAGATTTTTCCAGTATTCAGCAACTTGTCCGGCCCGGCGAATACACATATTCCGCCTCTGATGTAATTGACTTTCTTCTATCCCCCTACCCGATTCAGGCGGGTAAAGAATAA
- a CDS encoding YciI family protein has protein sequence MLRATFIFLFILMVTFPLLCIDSPPDSKPGIVKGEAERPPIQYLIVLSSTVDPLDESAWTESQIQTVEQHVTYLKSLQAAGLLILAGRTQDAESMGLVLLNVETEEEARSIMEGDPAVKSGLFLARLHPYRVALMGTPVKGSLQD, from the coding sequence ATGCTGCGAGCAACATTCATTTTTCTTTTTATCCTGATGGTTACGTTTCCGCTGTTATGCATCGACTCCCCACCGGACTCAAAGCCGGGTATTGTAAAAGGTGAAGCCGAAAGGCCTCCCATCCAGTACCTTATCGTGCTCTCCTCCACGGTTGACCCCCTTGACGAGTCGGCATGGACCGAATCTCAGATCCAGACCGTGGAACAGCATGTGACCTACCTTAAGTCACTCCAGGCCGCGGGGCTTTTAATTCTCGCAGGACGCACACAGGATGCGGAGTCGATGGGGCTGGTTCTTCTGAACGTCGAGACCGAAGAGGAAGCCCGGTCCATCATGGAGGGAGATCCTGCGGTGAAAAGCGGCCTTTTTCTCGCCAGACTCCACCCTTACAGGGTCGCCCTCATGGGCACGCCGGTGAAGGGGAGTCTTCAGGACTGA
- a CDS encoding BamA/TamA family outer membrane protein: protein MKIIRYTPLAWFLALLLGLPSLPVLAGMSDPAEEEITEEKSSSWIVLPVLFRTPETGFAAGVMVNHIFRLSPAYTDGKPSSMLPMVIYTEEEQMIAQMFANLYLANDAYWIRGHVGYYDFPSLFYGIGNDTEETNEEEYTYRTLRLEMSFQRRFADDLYLGLGFDFKDHELLDVEQGGILDQGDIPGSNGGTIGGLLALMTYDSRDHHFFPSRGFHVEFRAGLFDSALGSDFHYQEYRLDARSYQTLAPRHVLALQLFSQSLHGSAPFQEYAEIGGQFLLRGIYGGRFRDRASLVVQAEYRLELGKRWGLAAFAGAGRVGEDPGDLFSGDLKIAGGGGVRYMVNRKERMYLRLDVGFSEDDTGVYLSIGEAF from the coding sequence ATGAAGATTATACGGTACACCCCCCTGGCCTGGTTTCTTGCCCTTCTGCTGGGGCTGCCTTCCCTGCCGGTCCTGGCCGGGATGTCCGACCCTGCTGAAGAAGAAATCACGGAAGAAAAGAGTTCAAGCTGGATCGTTCTGCCTGTCCTTTTTCGTACTCCCGAGACGGGTTTCGCGGCAGGGGTCATGGTAAACCACATCTTTCGCCTCTCACCCGCATACACGGACGGAAAACCCTCCTCTATGTTACCCATGGTCATTTACACGGAAGAGGAGCAGATGATCGCCCAGATGTTTGCGAATCTTTACCTGGCCAATGACGCTTATTGGATCAGGGGGCATGTCGGATATTATGATTTTCCCTCCCTGTTTTACGGGATCGGAAATGATACGGAGGAAACGAACGAAGAAGAATATACCTACCGCACTCTTCGGCTGGAGATGTCTTTTCAAAGGAGATTCGCGGACGATCTCTATCTGGGCCTGGGGTTCGATTTCAAAGATCACGAACTGCTGGATGTTGAGCAGGGGGGCATTCTGGATCAGGGGGATATCCCCGGTTCGAATGGTGGAACCATCGGTGGGCTTCTTGCCCTGATGACCTATGATTCCCGCGATCATCACTTCTTCCCCTCCCGGGGCTTCCATGTCGAATTTCGTGCGGGACTTTTCGATTCGGCTCTGGGAAGTGATTTTCATTACCAGGAGTACAGGCTGGATGCCAGATCCTATCAAACTCTCGCGCCAAGGCATGTCCTTGCACTGCAGCTCTTTTCGCAAAGTCTCCATGGTTCTGCTCCATTCCAGGAGTACGCTGAAATCGGTGGCCAGTTCCTCCTGAGAGGAATCTATGGAGGACGGTTTCGAGACAGGGCATCCCTGGTCGTTCAGGCGGAATATCGCCTTGAACTTGGAAAACGGTGGGGTCTTGCGGCCTTTGCCGGTGCGGGCAGGGTGGGGGAAGATCCAGGAGATCTGTTCTCCGGGGATTTAAAGATCGCAGGAGGAGGCGGAGTCCGTTACATGGTGAATCGGAAAGAACGAATGTATCTCCGCCTCGATGTCGGATTCAGTGAAGACGATACCGGTGTCTACCTCTCGATCGGCGAGGCCTTCTGA
- a CDS encoding SPFH domain-containing protein: protein MPVIFAFALFVIFFVMMGVRVVKPFQKGVVERLGKYRRTAHPGITLLIPIFDKMHKIDMREQVVDVPPQEVITKDNVVVTVDAVVYYEATDPVKLVYNVADFYMAATKLAQTNLRNVVGDMELDQALTSRDAINTKLREVLDDATDKWGTRVVRVEIQRIDPPGDVTQAMHRQMKAERDKRAQVLEADGEKQAKVLRAEGEAEAIRKVAEANRFKLLTEAQGEGEAITTVFSAIRKAEPDDKLIAIRYLDALKVIADGKANKLFLPYEASGILGALGGVREIFKDQDEGMPTPPVPENKGQRQKKSRESYNFEGES from the coding sequence ATGCCTGTCATTTTCGCGTTTGCCCTATTCGTCATTTTCTTTGTCATGATGGGGGTCCGGGTTGTGAAACCCTTCCAGAAGGGTGTTGTAGAAAGGCTCGGGAAGTACAGGAGAACCGCACATCCGGGAATTACACTGCTCATTCCGATCTTTGACAAAATGCATAAGATAGACATGCGGGAGCAGGTGGTGGACGTTCCGCCCCAGGAAGTCATCACGAAAGACAACGTTGTTGTAACCGTGGATGCCGTGGTCTATTACGAGGCCACCGACCCGGTCAAGCTGGTGTATAACGTCGCGGATTTTTATATGGCGGCTACAAAACTTGCCCAGACCAACCTTAGAAATGTTGTGGGTGATATGGAACTGGATCAGGCCCTCACCAGCCGGGATGCGATCAATACGAAACTGAGAGAAGTCCTGGATGACGCCACCGATAAGTGGGGAACCCGGGTTGTACGCGTCGAGATTCAGCGTATCGATCCTCCGGGAGATGTCACCCAGGCCATGCACCGCCAGATGAAGGCCGAGCGGGATAAACGTGCCCAGGTTCTCGAAGCGGACGGTGAAAAACAGGCGAAAGTCTTGCGTGCTGAGGGAGAAGCCGAAGCCATTCGAAAGGTCGCAGAAGCCAACCGTTTCAAGCTCCTTACCGAAGCCCAGGGTGAAGGGGAGGCGATCACGACGGTTTTTTCTGCTATTCGAAAGGCGGAACCCGATGACAAGCTGATTGCGATCCGCTATCTCGATGCCCTGAAGGTGATCGCGGATGGAAAAGCCAATAAGCTTTTTCTCCCCTATGAAGCTTCAGGGATCCTGGGAGCCCTGGGAGGAGTCAGGGAGATTTTTAAGGACCAGGATGAAGGAATGCCGACTCCTCCTGTACCTGAAAATAAGGGACAGCGTCAGAAGAAAAGCAGGGAAAGCTACAATTTCGAAGGGGAAAGTTGA
- a CDS encoding Zn-ribbon domain-containing OB-fold protein — protein sequence MTTSARIWREKPQRYRLEANACKGCGKVFFPPRLVCSACGGREFTPTSLPGKGKVVTFTVIHTPPTAFDDESPYAMAVVELENGARIFAQLVDVDPDSIAIGMAVKTEFRKIQQAGLSGVLCYGYKFVPDVSA from the coding sequence ATGACAACTTCGGCAAGGATCTGGAGAGAAAAGCCCCAGAGGTACAGACTGGAAGCCAATGCCTGCAAGGGCTGTGGTAAGGTATTCTTTCCTCCACGCCTGGTCTGTTCCGCCTGTGGAGGCCGCGAGTTCACGCCCACCTCTCTTCCCGGAAAAGGGAAGGTTGTGACCTTTACGGTTATCCATACACCACCCACCGCCTTTGACGATGAAAGCCCCTATGCCATGGCTGTAGTGGAGTTGGAAAATGGAGCCCGGATCTTTGCACAGCTCGTTGATGTGGATCCCGACTCCATAGCTATCGGAATGGCCGTGAAGACCGAATTCCGGAAAATACAGCAGGCCGGATTATCCGGAGTTCTCTGCTACGGGTACAAGTTCGTTCCCGATGTTTCGGCTTAA
- a CDS encoding carboxyl transferase domain-containing protein: MFRLKTTVNTSDAEFRANRDFYQERRTQYLEVLNRTREGGPPHHREKHISRGKLLARDRIERLLDPGTPFLELSALAANGMYNDEAPAAGMITGIGFVNGREVMVIANDATVKGGTYFPETIKKHIRAQEIAQENRLPCVYLVDSGGIFLPEQAGTFPDKEHFGRIFYNEAVMSSLGISQISTVLGFCTAGGAYLPAMSDEAVIVKEQGTIFIGGPPLVKAATGVDVTPEELGGADVHCKISGVSDHYALNDEHALEITRNIIENLPPAIKFPLHREEPEDPYYDPEELYGIMPRDFRKPFDIREVIARLVDGSYFHEFKPYYGSTLVTGFARIHGYPVGIVANNGVLFSESSQKGAHFISMCSVRKTPLIFLQNITGFIVGKDYEHGGIAKDGAKMVHAVATAQVPKFTVIVGASHGAGNYAMCGRGYLPRLLFMWPTAKISVMGGEQAADVLAQVKQQQLEAKGKTLAPEEMEEIRKPILDKYAYESSCYYSTARLWDDGIIDPVETRDVLGLSIAMSLNAPIPDHRFGIFRM; encoded by the coding sequence ATGTTTCGGCTTAAGACAACCGTCAACACCTCGGACGCCGAATTCAGGGCGAACCGGGATTTCTATCAGGAACGCAGAACTCAGTACCTGGAGGTCCTGAACCGAACCAGGGAGGGTGGACCGCCTCATCATCGGGAAAAACACATTTCCCGGGGAAAGCTGCTGGCCAGGGACCGAATTGAACGATTACTGGATCCCGGTACCCCCTTTCTCGAACTTTCGGCTCTGGCCGCGAATGGCATGTACAACGACGAAGCCCCCGCAGCCGGGATGATTACAGGAATCGGATTCGTGAACGGACGCGAAGTCATGGTGATTGCCAATGATGCGACGGTCAAGGGCGGAACCTACTTTCCGGAGACGATCAAAAAACATATCCGGGCCCAGGAAATCGCCCAGGAAAACCGCCTCCCCTGCGTCTATCTGGTAGACTCCGGGGGTATTTTCCTTCCCGAACAGGCCGGCACATTTCCCGATAAAGAACACTTCGGCAGGATTTTCTACAATGAGGCCGTAATGTCTTCCCTGGGCATTTCGCAGATCTCCACGGTTCTTGGATTCTGTACGGCGGGAGGGGCCTATCTTCCCGCCATGAGCGACGAGGCAGTCATCGTGAAGGAACAGGGGACCATCTTCATCGGGGGCCCGCCTCTGGTAAAGGCTGCCACCGGTGTCGACGTCACCCCCGAAGAACTTGGCGGTGCCGACGTGCACTGCAAGATCTCGGGTGTATCCGACCATTATGCCCTGAACGATGAGCACGCCCTGGAAATCACCCGGAACATCATCGAGAACCTCCCTCCGGCGATCAAGTTTCCTCTTCATCGTGAAGAGCCGGAAGATCCCTATTACGATCCCGAGGAACTCTACGGGATCATGCCAAGGGACTTTCGAAAACCCTTCGACATTCGGGAAGTGATTGCCCGCCTCGTCGACGGCTCCTACTTTCACGAGTTCAAACCCTACTACGGTTCCACCCTGGTAACCGGCTTCGCACGAATCCACGGATACCCCGTGGGCATCGTTGCCAACAACGGGGTACTCTTTTCCGAAAGCAGCCAGAAGGGCGCTCACTTTATTTCCATGTGTTCCGTTCGTAAAACTCCCCTGATCTTTCTGCAGAACATCACCGGTTTTATCGTGGGAAAAGATTACGAGCACGGGGGGATCGCAAAAGACGGCGCCAAGATGGTCCATGCCGTTGCGACGGCCCAGGTACCCAAGTTCACCGTAATCGTGGGGGCATCCCACGGTGCCGGAAACTACGCCATGTGCGGCCGCGGCTACCTTCCCCGTCTGCTCTTCATGTGGCCCACGGCAAAAATATCCGTCATGGGAGGCGAGCAGGCAGCAGACGTCCTGGCCCAGGTCAAACAGCAGCAACTGGAAGCAAAGGGCAAGACACTGGCTCCGGAGGAGATGGAGGAGATCCGCAAACCCATCCTGGATAAATATGCTTACGAATCCTCCTGTTATTATTCGACCGCCCGTCTGTGGGATGATGGGATCATTGACCCGGTGGAAACGCGGGATGTTCTGGGATTGTCTATCGCGATGAGTCTCAACGCCCCCATTCCGGACCACAGGTTTGGCATCTTTCGGATGTAG
- a CDS encoding transglutaminase domain-containing protein — MQAEKTMSYILRGMILLIIMWGGSLPAGEYQAIDQWAAGTPPEVTRRIDSLAFYLITPAKNDNEKARALYTWITNNLSYDLEGLLHSQRLPVSAEDVLKTRKAVCGGFANLFERLATEAGLEAVTIRGFSKGYGYQVGQSTQDQTNHAWNAVRIDGAWKLIDVTWGSGYLDETGTYVRRFEDFYFLARPEALILTHFPEDPAWQLLTPPVTREEFERFVYVKPPLFHYGIELDSHTSASLRVSDQLLLHLRVPEEIILTSSLLSGDREVARGYIFSQRNRDGYDIHVLPPHVGVFTLRIFSRPRDSSGILEWTLDYRIEASPDKPADRRFPLDFEPFHTHAARLISPFFAPLAGHTTQNFKIFIPEAMEVIVLSGAKRHFLVQRGELFEGKVRLTSGDVTVYAKFRPGNLYEALLTYPSGGS; from the coding sequence ATGCAGGCGGAAAAGACGATGTCCTACATCCTGAGAGGAATGATCCTCCTGATCATCATGTGGGGAGGATCTCTTCCTGCCGGAGAGTATCAGGCGATCGACCAGTGGGCCGCCGGGACTCCCCCCGAAGTTACCCGGAGAATTGACAGCCTTGCTTTCTACCTGATCACTCCGGCAAAAAACGACAATGAAAAGGCCCGGGCCCTTTACACATGGATCACGAACAACCTTTCCTATGACCTGGAGGGATTGTTACATTCACAGAGATTGCCTGTGTCTGCTGAGGATGTTTTGAAGACGCGCAAAGCTGTATGTGGAGGTTTTGCAAATCTCTTTGAGCGCCTGGCGACGGAGGCAGGACTGGAGGCCGTTACGATCCGAGGCTTCTCCAAGGGGTACGGATACCAGGTCGGACAATCCACGCAAGACCAGACCAACCACGCCTGGAATGCCGTTCGAATCGATGGAGCCTGGAAGCTCATCGATGTCACATGGGGATCGGGGTATCTGGATGAAACGGGAACCTATGTTCGGAGATTTGAAGATTTTTATTTTCTTGCCAGACCGGAAGCCCTCATCCTGACCCACTTTCCCGAAGATCCGGCATGGCAGCTCCTTACTCCCCCCGTGACAAGGGAGGAGTTTGAGCGCTTTGTCTATGTCAAACCACCTTTATTTCATTACGGGATTGAACTGGACAGTCATACTTCAGCCAGTCTCCGCGTTTCGGACCAGCTCTTATTACACCTTCGCGTACCCGAAGAAATCATCCTGACTTCTTCTCTTCTCTCCGGAGATCGGGAAGTGGCTCGAGGGTACATCTTTTCTCAGAGGAACCGGGATGGCTACGATATTCACGTTCTCCCCCCTCATGTCGGAGTATTTACCCTGCGCATCTTCTCACGCCCCCGGGACAGTTCCGGTATCCTTGAATGGACCCTGGACTACCGGATCGAAGCCTCCCCGGATAAACCAGCAGATCGCCGTTTTCCCCTGGATTTCGAGCCATTTCACACCCATGCGGCCCGGCTGATTTCTCCTTTCTTTGCTCCTCTGGCAGGCCACACAACTCAAAACTTCAAGATTTTTATTCCCGAAGCCATGGAAGTTATCGTCCTTTCCGGGGCAAAACGGCATTTTCTGGTTCAGCGTGGAGAACTCTTCGAGGGGAAAGTCCGCCTCACTTCCGGCGACGTTACGGTTTATGCGAAGTTTCGTCCCGGGAATCTCTACGAAGCTCTATTGACCTATCCGTCCGGCGGAAGTTGA
- a CDS encoding sodium:solute symporter, whose protein sequence is MALKVIVLAVYALMIIVIGIMGLRKTRTFSDFFLGGGKVGPWMTAFTYGTAYFSAVLFIGFAGKIGWNFGYSGLWIALGNTLIGVLLVWWAIAPRVRRMVSEYGVTTMPEFFEKRYQSRFLKLYSPLCIFVFFVPYSAAVFIGLGFLFTSTFGIEYGAAMISMGLFTAIYLVLGGYRSMTMIDVIFGMIMSVGVLVLLWSTVEKSGGVASITSSLTAIHPDLSSWVGPPGIWPLFALVFLTSVAPMAMPQLIQKFYAIRDERAIRIGMSASTAFALLVCGVAYFTGATTRVLLSPETAPAAFAEGKPVYDALMPELLANVIHPSLSVVILLLILSASMSTLAALVLISSSSVAKDIYAGFVNPEVSDRSLTRLMRAASAFFILISVLLAYMRPATIVAILGISWGAIGSAFLGPFLWGLFWKKTSRAGATLGSLAALATCLILYFQGMPSPEAGTIGMMISLLACPVISLIAPGKPE, encoded by the coding sequence ATGGCCCTGAAAGTGATCGTCCTTGCAGTGTACGCCCTCATGATTATCGTAATCGGGATCATGGGACTGAGAAAAACCCGCACCTTTTCCGACTTTTTTCTTGGAGGCGGGAAGGTGGGACCATGGATGACCGCCTTCACCTATGGAACCGCCTATTTTTCCGCCGTACTCTTCATCGGCTTCGCCGGGAAAATCGGATGGAATTTCGGATATTCCGGCCTGTGGATCGCCCTGGGCAATACGCTTATCGGGGTGCTTCTCGTCTGGTGGGCCATCGCTCCCCGCGTCCGCAGGATGGTATCGGAATACGGCGTCACAACCATGCCCGAGTTCTTCGAAAAGCGGTACCAGAGCCGGTTTCTAAAACTCTATTCTCCGCTCTGTATCTTTGTCTTTTTCGTTCCCTACAGTGCGGCGGTTTTTATCGGGTTGGGATTTCTCTTCACCTCGACCTTCGGAATCGAGTATGGGGCGGCCATGATTTCCATGGGGCTCTTTACCGCCATCTACCTCGTCCTCGGGGGATACCGATCGATGACGATGATCGATGTCATCTTCGGGATGATCATGTCTGTGGGTGTACTGGTGCTTCTCTGGAGTACCGTGGAGAAATCGGGGGGCGTAGCATCGATAACTTCTTCCCTGACCGCCATCCATCCTGACCTTTCATCATGGGTGGGACCTCCGGGCATCTGGCCGCTCTTTGCCCTTGTGTTTCTTACAAGCGTGGCCCCCATGGCCATGCCTCAGCTGATTCAGAAATTCTACGCCATTCGGGACGAACGGGCGATCCGGATTGGTATGTCGGCTTCCACCGCCTTTGCCCTTCTGGTATGCGGCGTTGCCTACTTTACCGGGGCAACAACCCGGGTCCTGCTCAGCCCGGAAACCGCCCCCGCTGCCTTTGCAGAAGGGAAACCCGTATATGACGCTCTGATGCCGGAACTGCTCGCCAACGTCATCCATCCTTCCCTCTCCGTCGTGATTCTTCTTCTGATCCTCTCCGCATCGATGTCCACTCTCGCCGCGCTGGTCCTGATTTCAAGCTCATCCGTCGCCAAAGACATCTATGCAGGATTCGTGAATCCTGAGGTATCCGACCGGTCCCTGACCCGCCTCATGCGAGCAGCCAGCGCCTTTTTTATTCTGATTTCCGTTCTCCTTGCCTATATGCGGCCCGCAACCATTGTTGCGATCCTGGGGATTTCCTGGGGCGCCATCGGGTCGGCCTTCCTGGGGCCCTTTCTCTGGGGATTGTTCTGGAAAAAAACAAGCCGTGCAGGAGCCACCCTGGGTTCCCTGGCGGCCCTGGCTACCTGCCTGATCCTCTATTTTCAGGGCATGCCGTCACCCGAAGCCGGAACGATCGGAATGATGATCTCCCTTTTGGCCTGCCCGGTGATTTCCCTGATCGCCCCCGGAAAACCGGAATGA